Within Flavobacterium pisciphilum, the genomic segment ATAATTATGATAACCAGAAGAAGAACAAGTAATTTTAAGATTTTTTTCATAATAGTACAGGTTTATTTACACTGCAATATAACCATAATTTCTTCACAAATTAACTTTTAATAGGCTCGAAATCAAAGACAAGCCGTATAAAAATATCAAATATGCAAAACAATATTACTTTTAATAGGATTATCTAAAACCATAAAGGAAATTTATCAATTACTGGATAAAACAATTTAGTTTTAGTACTTTTGTACGTAGAATTTTTCTAAATAAGATATGCTAGATATTCATAAAATAAGAGCTGAGTTTCCGATACTTTCACAAAAAGTAAACGGAAAACCGTTGGTATACTTTGATAATGGAGCGACATCACAGAAACCACTAGTTGTGATTGATGCTATTTCAAAATACTATCAAGAGATTAATGCAAACATACACCGTGGAGTACACACTTTGAGCCAGTTAGCAACAGATGCTTACGAGATCTCAAGAGTAAAAATCCAACATCATATTAATGCTAAACATTTACACGAAGTACTATTTACTTCTGGAACAACTCATGGAATTAATTTAGTTGCAAATGGTTTTGCCGCTATATTAAAACCTGGAGATGAAGTAATGGTTTCGGCATTAGAACATCATAGTAATATTGTGCCTTGGCAAATGTTATGTGAAAAGACTGGTGCTATTCTTAAAGTGATTCCGATGAATCAGGATGGAGAGCTTATCATAAGCGAATACGAATCTTTGTTATCTGAAAAAACAAAAATAGTTACCGTAAATCATATTTCGAATGCATTGGGAACAATCAATCCTATAAAATATATGATTGAGAAAGCCCATGCTGTAGGTGCTGCCGTATTAATCGATGGTGCACAAGCTGTACCTCATTTAAAACCAGATGTTTTAGATTTAGATTGTGATTTTTATGCTTTTTCAGGTCATAAAATGTGTGGTCCAACAGGAACTGGAATTTTATACGGAAAAGAAAGCTGGCTAAACAAACTACCTCCTTACCAAGGTGGTGGCGAAATGATTAAAGAAGTTACTTTCGAGAAAACTACTTATGCTGAGTTGCCACATAAATTTGAAGCTGGAACACCAAACATAGCTGGCGGAATTGTTCTAGGAACAGCGGTAGATTACATGAATAGTATAGGTTTTGACAATATTCAAAAACAAGAAAATGAATTACTGGCTCACGCTACTAAACAATTACTTGAAATTGAAGGATTGAGAATTTATGGTACTGGCAAAGAAAAAGCTTCCGTTATATCGTTTAATATCGACGGAATTCACCCATATGATATTGGCTCAATAATTGATAAATTAGGAATTGCAGTACGTACAGGACATCACTGTGCTCAGCCAATTATGAATTACTTCGAGATTCCTGGAACCATTAGAGCTTCTTTCTCTTTTTATAACACAAAAGAAGAAATTGATTTGATGGTCGAAGCGATTAAAAAAGCAAAAACAATGCTATCTTAATACAGTAAACTTATGAAAATACTATCCTTATTATTTCTGACAATTTTTATTGGAAGCAGTTGTGTAAGCCAAAAAAAAATAGATATGAGTTCTGTAGAGATAGTATACTCAGCGGTGTCACGTGGTTATTATCAAAAGATAGTCGTTAAAAATCAAATGGTATCTATTACCAAAAGCAGAGGAGAAGAATCTGTTACAAACAAAATCAATGGGGCACAATGGGCAAGAATTGTTTCTGAATTCAAAAAGATAAAATTAGAAAGCATTCCGCAACTAAAAGCGCCCACCGAAAAACGTTTTCATGATGGAGCTGCCATTGCTAATTTAAGAATAACACAAAATGGAAAAACATATGAAACTAATGGTTTTGACAATGGTTTTCCACCAGCAGAAATAGAAAAATTAGTAACTTTATTGGTTGCTTTTACTCAAGAATAAAACATGACAATAAAAGAAATACAAAACGAAATAGTCGAAGAATTCTCAATGTTTGATGACTGGATGCAACGTTACGAGTATATTATCGAACTAGGGAAAAATTTACCATTAATAAAAGAAGAATACAAGACCGAAGACAACTTGATTAAAGGTTGTCAGTCGAAAGTTTGGCTACAGGGCGAACAAAATGGCGACAAAGTTGTTTTTACAGCTGATAGTGACGCGATTTTAACTAAAGGTATCATTGCAATTTTAATTAGAGCTTTCTCAAATCAAAAAGCAGAAGACATCTTAAAAGCCGATGTAGATTTTATTGATGAAATTGGTTTGAAAGAGCATTTATCTGCAACTCGTGCCAACGGGTTAGTTTCGATGATAAAAAACATCAAAATGTATGCTTTGGCATTCGACTCAAAAAACAAAAAATAAACTAAAATAAAAGTACAGCTTACTTTATTAGATAGAAATTATGGAACACGAAATAGACACTAACGAATTAGGAGAATCAATCGTAAAAATCTTAAAAACAATTTACGACCCTGAAATACCTGTTGACATATACGAACTAGGATTAATTTATGATGTAATGGTAAACACTGATTACGAAGTAAAAATCTTAATGACATTAACATCTCCTAACTGCCCAGTAGCCGAGAGTTTACCAAGG encodes:
- a CDS encoding aminotransferase class V-fold PLP-dependent enzyme, giving the protein MLDIHKIRAEFPILSQKVNGKPLVYFDNGATSQKPLVVIDAISKYYQEINANIHRGVHTLSQLATDAYEISRVKIQHHINAKHLHEVLFTSGTTHGINLVANGFAAILKPGDEVMVSALEHHSNIVPWQMLCEKTGAILKVIPMNQDGELIISEYESLLSEKTKIVTVNHISNALGTINPIKYMIEKAHAVGAAVLIDGAQAVPHLKPDVLDLDCDFYAFSGHKMCGPTGTGILYGKESWLNKLPPYQGGGEMIKEVTFEKTTYAELPHKFEAGTPNIAGGIVLGTAVDYMNSIGFDNIQKQENELLAHATKQLLEIEGLRIYGTGKEKASVISFNIDGIHPYDIGSIIDKLGIAVRTGHHCAQPIMNYFEIPGTIRASFSFYNTKEEIDLMVEAIKKAKTMLS
- a CDS encoding SufE family protein, which codes for MTIKEIQNEIVEEFSMFDDWMQRYEYIIELGKNLPLIKEEYKTEDNLIKGCQSKVWLQGEQNGDKVVFTADSDAILTKGIIAILIRAFSNQKAEDILKADVDFIDEIGLKEHLSATRANGLVSMIKNIKMYALAFDSKNKK
- a CDS encoding SUF system Fe-S cluster assembly protein, producing MEHEIDTNELGESIVKILKTIYDPEIPVDIYELGLIYDVMVNTDYEVKILMTLTSPNCPVAESLPREVEEKVKSIENVKDAEVEITFDPPWSKELMSEEAKLELGML